The Candidatus Eisenbacteria bacterium genome contains the following window.
AAGGATCGAGCCCGCGATCCCGATCGCGATTCCCATCGCGCTCACCGGAAAGTAGAACCCCGAGAAAAGATAGACGGGTTCTTGCAGGAGCGTGGCCGTGTGCCAGACTTCCCTTCCCCAAAGCAGGAAGAGGCTGCTCAGGATCATGCCCAGACTGTACGCGGCCCCGAGCGTGAGGACGAAAAGCCCGAACGCCGGGAGCGCCCGCGAGAGCGGCAGCGACACGTGAAAGAGAAGCATGCCCCCGATCAGGATCGCCGCCGCGCGCGTCGTAGTCATCACGATCCCGCCGAGCGCCATGCCGAGGAGAATCGACATCCGCGAGACGGGCGAGATGAGGTAGAGCTGAAGCTGCCCCTGCTCCTTCTCCCAGAAGAATTGGCTCGCCATGCCCCAGATCACGTTGTTCCAGTACGCGATCATCGCGCCCCCGAGCACCACGAACCCCTCGTACTCCCGCGGCGCCCGGAGCCCGCGATAGACGAGCACGAAGGCGGACATCGCCAGGAACGGGAAGAGCGTTTCCCCCACGACCCACGAGCTCTCGCGGAACGAGGCCCTCACGCGCACGCTCGCGCGGGCAAAGACCGCGGCGGCGTTCATGCGAAGTCGCAGCCTCGCGGCGCTCGCTCCGGCGGCGTCACGATTCATTTCGATCGCCGCTCTCCTCGTCGGTCAAGCCCCGGCCCACGTGATGGATGAACACGGTCTCGAGCGTCGGCTCCATTTTGGTCAGGTGGAGGACCGAGCGTTCCAGACCCTTGAGCCGGCCGAGCACTTCCCCGATCACATCATCCTCGACGACCGCGACCTTGAGCTCGACCGCTCCGGTCGCGGGGTGGGCGTGGTGCGAGATCGAGCGCACCCCAACGATCTCGCGAAGCCCGTCCAGATCCTTCCCCGCCGCGCTCAATTGGAGCTCGAAGACCGGCTCGGCGGGGAGCGTGCGCTTCAAGGCCGTCGGCGCGTCCAGGGCGAGGATCCTCCCGTGATCGATGATCGCGACGCGGCCGCAGAGCTCATCCGCCTCCATCATATAGTGGGTCGTCAGAAGCACGGTTCGCTCCGGCCGCTCGCGGACCCAGCGGGCGATGAAGCCGCGGATGTCCCGGGACGCCTCGACATCCAAGCCCAGCGTCGGCTCATCGAGGAAGATGATTTCCGGGTCGCTCATGAATCCGCGCGCGAAATTGAGCTTTTGGCGCATCCCCGTCGAGAGCCCCGAGAGCCGAGCGTCCGCCTTCTCCGAGAGCCCGGTCACCTGCATGAGCTCTTCGGCCCGACGCCGCGCGAGCGGCACCGGGACGCCGTAGAACTGGGAGAAAAGATGCAACGTCTCGCGCACCGTGAGGATCCCGTAGCCGGAGCTATCGCCCCCCGACACGAGATTGATCCTGCCCCTTACCTGTAAAGGCTCGTCGACGACGTCGTAGCCCGCGACGAAGGCACGCCCGGAAGTCGGCAGAAGAAGCGTCGTCAGAATCTTGATGAGGGTGCTCTTCCCCGCGCCGTTCGGGCCGAGGAGGCCGAAGCATTCCCCGCGATGCACCGTGAGGTCGATTCCCTGGAGCGCGCGCACTTCCCCCGCTCTGCGGCGGGCCTTGAAGACCCGGGTGAGAGCCTGTGTCTCAAGGGCTGCGGTGGAACCGATCAGAACGCCTCCCCAACCGAGAAAACGCCGCGAACCCTCCACCGGCTTTCACCCGGTTCTGGAGGCGTCCGGAAAAACGGCATGTCCACCCGCAGGGTCAGATGATTTCGGATCAACGGCCGGGTACGAACCCCGAGACCGAAATCGGCCGCCAGGTTCGAGAAGAGATCGCCGTCCTCGCTCACGTTCCCGACGTCCGCGAAGAGCGACGAACGCGGATCGAGCACGGGAAGACGGAGCTTGGGGACGGCCGGAATCCAATCCGGCAGCAATCGGCTTGAGCGCGATTCCACGTTCAGGGCCACAAGGTTCCGACCGGAAGGCCTCGCATCCGCGAAGCCGCGGACGTTTCCGTCGCCCCCGAGCGCGGCCACCCAGCGGGTGGGAACCGTGCCGCGCGATCGGAACCAACGGCTGTTCCATTCTCCGCGAGGACCGGCCCCCGCGAGATAGAATCGCTCCTCCGGTGGAACACGCCCGCCTCCCACGCGGCCGTAGGCCGCGCGGAACAGGAGTGGGACCTTGGGAATCGCGCTCACGTCGGCCGTCGTCACGGCGTAGACCGATCCGTACGACGCCAGCTCGGTGAGAACGTCCGCGCGGAAGCGCACGGAGCCCGTCCAGCGCGCATAGCGGTACTTTCGCGAGGAAGAAAGGACGCACTCCAGATTTGCGAAACCGCCCGGGGACCATTCCTCGGGGCGCCTCGGCGCGTCGCGATCACGGAGCCGGTCGTAGTCCAGACCGACGCTGAGGTTCCAGCGGAACCCTCGCTCGACCTTGGAGCCGAGATCCTTGGCGAGCGAGGCCCGGATACCCCGATGCCCGTCCAGCTCGTAGGCGCGCGCCCGCGCGATCGCGCGCGGGTCGGCGGCGAGAGAGCGCAGGCGCCCTTCGAGATCGAAGAAGGGCCTGGGCTCGCGCATACCCAGCCCGAGAAGGCCCTTCAGGGCGTGCCTCCATCGCACGGTGCTCGCGTCGAAGGCGACTCCGATCTCGGCGCCGTCATGCGTTTGATACCAAGCGTCCGGACGCCAGAGGAGAAGGGTTCGGTCGAGCGGGAGTGGCGAAGACCGCCAGTTGTCGAGCATCGGCTGAAGCCGCGGCCACCGGCTCGTGCCGTTGTCGCTCCGGTCGATGTCCGGCAGCGTGAGATCGGGATCCAGCTCGGCCTCGCGCGGAGCGAAGGGCAGCGTGGTGCGGTAGACCGCGTCTCCCGCCGCCGAGAGAAACGCTCCCCGGGGCACCGTGCGCATCGCCTTGTGTCCTTCCTTGTCGCGGAACGCGACCGGGACCGGCGGGTCGATCCCGCCGCGCGAAACAAGCGCGAGCTCCACCCGGTAGGCATCGGGGATGTCTCCCGCGGCCGCCACCGCCCCTCCGGCGCGAGGCGGATCGAGCGGAAAGGAGCGAAGTCCCCTCAATCTCACATCGATGCAATCGGTCCTCAGGAACCATCCGTCGAAAAACCAGTCGTAGGATTCGCCGAGGGCGCGGTTCAGGAACCCGAAGAAGTCGTCGGCATACGGATGGTGGAAGCGCCAGGTTGCAACGTACTGGCGAAGCGCGTCGTCGAAGCGCAGCTCCCCCGCCATGGACCGAAGGGCCCAGAGGCCGGTGTTGGTCTTGTGATAAACGGAAGGGTAGTACGCGGCCGGATTCTTGAAGCGGTCGGAATGGGTGTCCACCGGCTCCTCGATCCCGCGCGCCTGAAACTCGAGATAATTTCGCCACGCGCTTCTTCGCGAATTGTCGATCGGGTAGAGCCAGCGGGGTCGTCGATTCGGAAGGGTGAGATTCCCCTTCCGGCCGTAGAGCATCTCCATGAGCGCCGTCTCGGTGTAGCTCGTGAGCCCCTCGTCCAGAAACGCCTCGGCCGTCTCGTTGTTCCCCACCATCCCGTAGAACCAGTTGTGGGCCATCTCATGGGCGATCACCGACTCCAATCGGCGCGTTCCGTCGCTCCGATAACGCGGCGAGATCCATACGATGTTCGGGAACTCGACCCCGCCCGCCCCGATCGGCTCCTCCACGATCGAGAAGCGGGGGTAAGGGTACGGGCCCATGCGCCGGGTCAAGGCCTCCATCATCCTCGCCCCCTCGCGCGCCGCGTCGTTCCAACGCTCCGAATCCGTGGCGCGGTGATACGTGTGGATCTCGATCCCGTTCCACCTCGCGCGGCGCCAGATCCATTTCTCCTCGCACGCCCAGGCGAAATCATGCACCGAGTCGGCGTGGATCACCCACGTGCGCG
Protein-coding sequences here:
- a CDS encoding ABC transporter permease; this encodes MNRDAAGASAARLRLRMNAAAVFARASVRVRASFRESSWVVGETLFPFLAMSAFVLVYRGLRAPREYEGFVVLGGAMIAYWNNVIWGMASQFFWEKEQGQLQLYLISPVSRMSILLGMALGGIVMTTTRAAAILIGGMLLFHVSLPLSRALPAFGLFVLTLGAAYSLGMILSSLFLLWGREVWHTATLLQEPVYLFSGFYFPVSAMGIAIGIAGSILPVTLGLDGIRQVFYGPAAHGLLPLGWIPPIQIALTLVFVHLARVSLLAMENLGKREGRLTLKGD
- a CDS encoding ATP-binding cassette domain-containing protein, which translates into the protein MGSTAALETQALTRVFKARRRAGEVRALQGIDLTVHRGECFGLLGPNGAGKSTLIKILTTLLLPTSGRAFVAGYDVVDEPLQVRGRINLVSGGDSSGYGILTVRETLHLFSQFYGVPVPLARRRAEELMQVTGLSEKADARLSGLSTGMRQKLNFARGFMSDPEIIFLDEPTLGLDVEASRDIRGFIARWVRERPERTVLLTTHYMMEADELCGRVAIIDHGRILALDAPTALKRTLPAEPVFELQLSAAGKDLDGLREIVGVRSISHHAHPATGAVELKVAVVEDDVIGEVLGRLKGLERSVLHLTKMEPTLETVFIHHVGRGLTDEESGDRNES